The genomic region CCTCAACGGCTATGGCTCTGTCGGCAACGACCACCCAATCAGCACCGCCAACCGGTTCCACGCTGGTGATGCGCTGGAACAGCGCACCTATGATGCGGACAAGGCCAAATGGTATCTGAAGCAGGCCGGGCTGGATTCGATCGACCTTGAACTGTCGGTCAGCGATGCGGCCTTTGGTGGCGCCGTGGATGCCGGTGTTCTGATGTCGGAAAAATCGGCTGCTGCTGGCATCAAGCTGACAGTAAAGCGTGAGCCAAGCGATGGTTATTGGTCCAACGTCTGGATGAAGAAACCTTTTGTTGCCAGCTACTGGGGTGGCCGCCCGACTGAGGACTGGATGTTCAGCACCGCCTATAAGTCTGGCGTAAACTGGAACGAAAGCTATTGGGAAAATGCCCGCTTTGATCAACTTCTGGCCGCTGCGCGGTCCGAGCTGGACAATGACAAGCGCCGTGAGATGTATGTCGAGATGCAGGGGCTGGTCCGCGACGAAGGCAGCACAATCATCCCGATGTTTGCCAGCTACGTGATGGCGCATTCCACGGCAGTGGCCACGCCAGACACAGTTGCGCCGAACTGGACTATGGACGGGTTCCGGGTCGCAGAACGTTGGTGGTTTGCCTAAGCTCCGCGACACTTAAAAATACCTGCAGCCCCGAGGTCTATGCTTCGGGGCTGTCTTTCCTGGCGGCAGGCAAAAACAATAAGCCGCCGGACAAACGGAGGAACTAGGACAGATGGCACATGTTTGGCGTATGATCGCTCAGCGTCTCGCCCTTGGGTTTTTGACGCTTTTTGTGGTCTCACTGTTGATCTTTGGGGCCACCGAATTGTTGCCCGGCGATTTCGCCGAGGCCATTCTCGGTCAATCTGCAACGCCCGAAACCATCGCCGCAATTCGCCGCGAACTGGGGCTCGATCAACCTTTCCACACACGCTACGTCAGCTGGCTGAGTAGCGTGCTGCAGGGGGATTTCGGAAAATCTCTGGCCAATCAGCAACCGGTAATCGAGCTGATATCCAAGCGATTGGGCAATACGCTGTTCCTGGCCCTTTATGCGGCCGCGATGGCGGTGCCACTGGCCCTGATCCTGGGCATCCTGGCGGCGCTGTTTCGCAATTCGGTCTTTGACCGGATGTCAAACGCTCTGGCGCTGACCTCGATCTCGTTCCCTGAATTCTTTGTCGCTTATATCCTGATCCTCTGGTTTGCGCAGACTGGCTACTTCCCGTCGATCGTGCGGTTGTCCTCTGGTATCAGCTTTGGCGAATCGCTGTATCGCAGCTTCT from Parasedimentitalea psychrophila harbors:
- a CDS encoding ABC transporter permease; the encoded protein is MAHVWRMIAQRLALGFLTLFVVSLLIFGATELLPGDFAEAILGQSATPETIAAIRRELGLDQPFHTRYVSWLSSVLQGDFGKSLANQQPVIELISKRLGNTLFLALYAAAMAVPLALILGILAALFRNSVFDRMSNALALTSISFPEFFVAYILILWFAQTGYFPSIVRLSSGISFGESLYRSFLPALTLTLVVTAHMMRMTRAALINLLASPYIEMARLKGMSPMRVILRHALPNALAPIINVVALNLAYLITGVVVVEVVFVYPGLGQLMVDSVSRRDIPVVQAVALIFASAYVLLNLTADVLSTLSNPRLMHRR